One Natronomonas gomsonensis genomic window, CTTCGTATTTCTCGTGGACGCAGATGCTGAAAGTCATACGTCGGCGAACGGCCGACAGCGACAAAAATGGAGACCACGAGGGCGGTGCTGCCGGGAGAGTTTCATGAGCATCCGCGAGCGCCCGGAAGGCGCGAGCGGTTCACGCCGCGCGAACGGAGTGAGCGCGGCGGCAAGGCGGGTGACCACCGGGAACCCGCCGCCGCTTTTTCATCGAAGTTTTTCCCGGCGGGCCTGCGGCCCGCCGTGGAAAAAGTTCGGAGGGTAAAACCTATGCCGCCAGCCACCACTGTCGGTCGTATGGGCATCATGAGCAAGATTCTCGGCGGGAACTCCCACAACGCCGAGGACTACGTCGAACTCGACATCGACGACTTCGACGCCGACGCGGGCGACGCGACGGTGAAAGTACATTTCGCTGAAATCAGCGACAAAAACGACATCATCGACATCAAAGACGCCGTCTACGACGGCGACATCGTCATCGCCGACATCATCCGGCACACGACGACCGACCGGACGATGGAGCACATCTCCGACGAACTGAAGCAGGTCGCCCACGAGGTGGGCGGCGACATCGTCCAGAAGGAGGACGACCAAATCGTCATCACGCCGGGCGGCGTCGGTATCTCGCGGGCGAAACTGGGCCGGTAATCAGGCGTCAGCGCCGACGAGTAGTACTGTCTTTTCAGTCCCCGAGAGCGTCCGCCACTCCTCGCCGTCGTCGCTGACTTCGACCGGGCCGAACGTGTAGACGTTCGTCTGGTCGACGCCCGACGGCGCGCGGGCGATGTAGCCGCGGTCGTCGTTTTTCACCGCTCCGTTGAACTCGATGTAGTTCTCGCTCGTCTCGGGTGGGGCAGTCCGCGTGTAGGGGTGGTCGGCCTCCGCGACGATCCAACCGTCGGGGACTCGGTCACGAACGAAGGCCGGCCCGCCCTCGACGGTCAGTTCGTGGCGGTCGTGTGACCCGCCGGTGAACACCGACCCGCCGTTGGAGCGCGTCACGCCGACCTCGCTGCCGCCGTCGTCGTCGCCACCGTCGCCGCCGTCGCTCCCTCGAATCGGGAGCGTCAGCGTCGATTCCGCGTGGTCGACGACGACACCAGTTCCCGCGCGGGCAGAGGTGAAGCCGGCGTCCGTCGAAGCCAGCGCGAGTCGGAGCGTGTCGCCCGCTTCGAGGTGCCGTTGGGTACCGACGAGTTCGAACTCGACGGT contains:
- a CDS encoding cell division protein SepF, translating into MGIMSKILGGNSHNAEDYVELDIDDFDADAGDATVKVHFAEISDKNDIIDIKDAVYDGDIVIADIIRHTTTDRTMEHISDELKQVAHEVGGDIVQKEDDQIVITPGGVGISRAKLGR